In Pseudomonadota bacterium, the genomic stretch CTCGGCCCGTTTGGCCCAACCGCCATGCCGCGCACCTCGCGCATGCCGTCGGTATCGACCGCCACGGCGATTATTACCGCCTTACAGATCCGGCCGGCCTCCGCGCTTTGAGTAGGTGGCGTCGACCCACAGGTACGGCCAGCGCCTCCAGCGGCCGGTCCAGGAACGCCCCGACCCGCTGGTCCATTTCGGCGCACAGTCGCGACGCCTGGATCTTGAGATCCCGGCTGATACCCATCGCCTTGACCAACTGGTCCACTGAACGGCCCGACGCCTTTGTACGCAGGGTGCTGATGACCGCCGCCAGGGCCTTCTGCCGCGGCGCGGCTCGAGGAACGGCGGAAGTAGCCCCACCGCGCAGCGGATCTTGAGCGGGATGCCGCCGGCGCGCGTCTCCCCACAGGCGCGCGGTAGCTGCGGCTGTCTGTTGCGTCGCGCGTCGCCGCAGGCCGCGCGCAGATTGCGACGTCCACGCCATCAGGCCTCGACGACGTGGTGACCGGGCTCGCGAAGGGGAAAACTTTGTCGGCCCCTCTCGACCAGCTCGGTCAGGCAATGCTTGTCAGGTCGTCGGGTTTCCAGGTCACGGCTGGCTGATAACTCAAGCCAACCCAGACCCACGATGGCCTTGATCCGGCGCCAGCCTCGCGGTGCGGGCTGGGCTAACCGGACCAGCCACCTTCGCCACACCCGGCGCTACCGGCATAACCCGCGTCGACGGCACTCGGCCATCGACTATCTCTCCCATCAACTACGAAAAGGAGGCTGCATCTTCAAGATACCAACCGTGCGACACTGAGCGCGGCTTGAGACCCAAGCCGTTGACCGTCCAAGAACACGGATCAACTTCATTCGGAGCTTCGTGGCAAAGTGGCGCAGCGGCGCGATACCGCTGCGCAGTGCCTTGCGGTACCAGATCTTCCAGGCGCGCACGGCCAATGCCGGTCGGCGTTGGGTCCTCAAGTTCTTGAGCGCATCGCGCCGTATGTAGACGACAAACAAGCTGTGATTGGCAGCCTGTAACTCGTCAAGTGCAATGTCCTCGCCAGGGCGCAACGAGTCACGGTTCCGGAGCAGCAGCCAGCGCGCCCTTGACGATGGGCCGCCCTCGGCGGTCATGACGTAGCTCATTGGCCCGGTTGACCCTTACTCGGTCGATGACCTCGCGAACGTGTTTCGCGACAACGTGGAACAGGTCGAAGACGATGATGGCGTTCGGGCAATGACGCTGGACCTCCACCTAATAGCCGGCATTCATGTACATCACGGCCGCCTCGAGCCGTGCGCTGCGCTGCCACTCCATGACCGATCGCGTCCAGTCGGCAGTGATGTTACGCAAGGCCAGCCAGACCAGTTTGCTCGCCGCATCGTCACTGGGAAAGTGGCCGGCGGGTCTTGATGATCTTACGGAGCTGGCTGTGCAGGCTCTCGGTCGCATTCGTCGTGTGAATCACGCGGCGGATCTCCGGCGCAAACGCAAAAGACGGGATCTCTCTGACCTAGGCCCGACGCCAGATCGCTACCACCGTTGGATGCTTCTGCCCCCAAGCGCCGGTTTCGAACTCGTCGATCGCGGCCGCCATGGCTTCGGCGGTCGGCGCCGTATAGATAGGCCGCTAGGCAGTCGCAAACTGCTTGCGGTCTTTCCACGACGCGTGGTCGAGGCTGCTTCGGATCAGGTGCGCAATGCAGGCCTGCAGTGCAGTCGCCGGAAACACGGCAGCCAGCGCCTTCGGACGGCCCTTCAGACCGTCCGTGACGGCAACCAGGATATCGCCGACACCTCGGGTCTTCAGGCCGTTGAACACATTTAGCCAGAAGTTGGCGCCTTCGATCTGTTCTAACCATAGGCCGATCACATCGCGCGGACCGTCCAGCAGCACGTCCAGCGTCAGGTAGATGACTTTGTTGCGAACTACCGCATCCTCGCGGTGCTTCACTCGCACCACGTCGAAGAAGACGACCAGATACATCGGCTCTAGCAGCCGGCTCTGCCTAGCCGTGACCTCGGTCATTACCGCTTCGGTCACCGAGCTGATGAACTCCGGACCCACCTCCGTGCCGTACTGCTCGGCCAGGACGCCCTGGATCTCGCGCACCGTCATACCGCGTGCGTACATCGCCACGATCTTGTCGTCGAAGCCTGTGAACCGACGTTCGCGCGTGGGGCTCAGCAACGGCTCGAAGCTGCCCTCTCGGTCTTCGGGCACTTCGATACGGGTCGGCCCGTCCTCGGTCAGAACGTTCTTGCCGGTCACGCCTTTTCGGTGGTTGCTGCTTTCCTCCAGCCTGGCTTCGCTTGACGGGCAGCCCAGATGGTGAGTGAGCTCGGCGCCGAGTGCCCGCTCGATCAAGGCTTTCTTGAACGCCAGCGACACGGCTTGCACCGCCCCAGCGCTCACCGGGACTTTCACAAACTGGTCGATCAGCTCTTTCGGGCTCTCAGACAGCGCCGCTGTCGCCGCCACCGTGGTTGCTTTCCTGCCTGGCATAACGCCTCCTCTCGGACATATTACGCCCCGCACACAAAATCCCTGACAACCCTGCCGAAGTAGACGTCCCACAGGTTGTCATCAATTTATTCGAATCCGATGTACTCGCCGAAGATGGCCGTGTTAACGTCAATCTACTGACGCCTCCATAGGATGCCACTGTTAGCGCCGAAATATCGCGCTCTGACGCAAACTTTCTATGCCAAAAAACTGGCCGCGTTCCGCTACCCTACGACTGGACTCTAAACCGCCAAGCTACTGAAGCCGCGGGGAAGACGCAGTACAAGATACCAAAGCAACAAAGCCCATTTTGTGTAGCTCTAGTCGGATTCTTTAATGCTTCAGGAGTACATCACTCCATGCTACTTAGACAACGGTGGCCGTGAATTTGAATACACAGCGAAACCTCAGAACAGAATCAGCGACTGTCGCTGATTGAATATTCTTCGTCGACCACGCCTCACATCAGCGCAATTCAGCCCCGAATACCCGGTGCGTCTTTCCGTGTTTGCCAATCGCGATGCAAGATGCCAATCATTTACCTCCCAAGGATCAAACGAAATTGAGAAGTAACTCGACAATTGGCGTATTGTGGTTATCAATGCCTTTTGTCGAATCCAAAAATTAAAAAGGTGCCTGCCTGTATCAAGAGTGAAAAGCTTTCGATCTTTTGCCAGAAACCAAATCATGCCCATGAAGCACAGGAAATAGAACGTTGGAAAGGCAATGGTCGCACCTGTAAGGCGACCAAGATACCCAGGATAAAGATTGCATAGCACCTTGTGGGCAACAGCCTTATGCTCGATTTCCTCTGCGAAATGCCAATAGAACATTTTGCGGAGGCTCTCCGGACTTCCCATTAATAGATTCCGCTCAAGCACAGAATGCGCCAAGCAGGCATTTATGTGCTCGATTGCTGCAACTACAGATATGCGCAGGCACTTAGGCTGAGCCCTTTCGAGAACCGAGTACAAAACCCAGTTTACGGGTTTTAAGAATTGATCGATAACGACTCCGGATTCTTGAATTTTTCTCCAATGGACACGATGTGCGACACCGTGCATTGACTCCTGCTGGAGAAAATTGAGCAACTCCTTTTTTTCGTGTTCCGTCTTGGAAAAATCCGTGCACGGTTTAAGTGTTCGGATGAAAAATGCTTCGTTATCAGGCACCAGTAACGAATAGACATCGAACCATCGTGAAAGAGCGGCGCTCCCTCCCAACCAATCCTTTGTTTCAAAATCATCAAGGCGCCATCTATGTCTTTTAATGCCACGTTTTGTGCGGGGGTTTCTTGGCATGCTGTTGCTCATTGGCTCTGAAAATCTGGCGGCGAACCAA encodes the following:
- a CDS encoding transposase, giving the protein MTAEGGPSSRARWLLLRNRDSLRPGEDIALDELQAANHSLFVVYIRRDALKNLRTQRRPALAVRAWKIWYRKALRSGIAPLRHFATKLRMKLIRVLGRSTAWVSSRAQCRTVGILKMQPPFRS
- a CDS encoding transposase, encoding MEVQRHCPNAIIVFDLFHVVAKHVREVIDRVRVNRANELRHDRRGRPIVKGALAAAPEP
- a CDS encoding metal-dependent hydrolase, with translation MSNSMPRNPRTKRGIKRHRWRLDDFETKDWLGGSAALSRWFDVYSLLVPDNEAFFIRTLKPCTDFSKTEHEKKELLNFLQQESMHGVAHRVHWRKIQESGVVIDQFLKPVNWVLYSVLERAQPKCLRISVVAAIEHINACLAHSVLERNLLMGSPESLRKMFYWHFAEEIEHKAVAHKVLCNLYPGYLGRLTGATIAFPTFYFLCFMGMIWFLAKDRKLFTLDTGRHLFNFWIRQKALITTIRQLSSYFSISFDPWEVNDWHLASRLANTERRTGYSGLNCADVRRGRRRIFNQRQSLILF